From the Spiroplasma chrysopicola DF-1 genome, one window contains:
- the ffh gene encoding signal recognition particle protein, which produces MIGDFLANRLKKSIEKNLKKSTLTDETVQETLREIRLALLEADVNNAVVKDFIKAVEAKAKGEYINDGLNASQMMIKIVHEELINIFGKTAYELNLLAKPAVIMMVGLQGSGKTTTTGKIAKLIEKKYHKKPLLVACDIYRPAAIDQLKTIGQNLGVEVFERGTQNPVLTAQQAVEYAKEHKHDVVLLDTAGRLHIDENLMQELKEIKNNVSPSEILIVVDGMTGQDIINVASEFNDLLKLTGVVVTKLDGDARGGAALSITHLTKLPISFIGTGEGMSNLQIFYPDRMADRILGMGDVQTLFEKAKDVIDERDMKKTMNRMMMGQFDLQDLLNQMRQISKMGKMGGLMKLIPGMPKVSDEKIADAERKLKVTEVLLSSMTIKERREPRLLKHLSRKNRIIKGSGRSEKEYNELINQFEKTKKQVDEIARQIKSGRMPNIPGMGGLGFN; this is translated from the coding sequence ATGATTGGAGATTTTTTAGCTAATCGCTTGAAAAAGTCAATTGAAAAGAATTTAAAAAAATCAACTTTAACTGATGAAACAGTGCAAGAAACGTTGCGTGAAATTCGGTTGGCTTTACTAGAAGCCGATGTAAATAATGCTGTAGTTAAAGATTTTATTAAAGCAGTTGAAGCAAAAGCAAAAGGAGAATACATTAATGACGGTTTGAATGCTTCACAAATGATGATTAAAATTGTTCATGAAGAATTAATTAACATTTTTGGTAAAACAGCTTATGAATTAAATCTTTTGGCAAAACCAGCTGTTATTATGATGGTTGGATTACAAGGGAGTGGGAAAACAACCACAACTGGGAAAATTGCTAAATTAATTGAAAAAAAATATCATAAAAAACCGTTATTAGTAGCTTGTGATATTTATCGCCCTGCCGCAATTGATCAGTTAAAAACAATTGGGCAAAATTTAGGAGTTGAAGTTTTTGAACGGGGAACACAAAATCCAGTTTTAACAGCTCAACAAGCTGTTGAATATGCGAAAGAACATAAACATGATGTTGTATTATTAGATACTGCTGGTCGTTTACATATTGATGAAAATTTAATGCAAGAACTAAAAGAGATTAAAAATAATGTTTCACCAAGTGAAATTTTAATTGTTGTTGATGGAATGACTGGGCAAGATATTATTAATGTTGCTAGTGAGTTTAATGACTTATTAAAATTAACAGGAGTAGTAGTAACAAAGTTAGATGGAGATGCTCGTGGGGGAGCAGCTTTATCAATTACGCATTTAACAAAATTACCAATTAGCTTTATTGGGACCGGAGAAGGAATGAGTAACTTACAAATTTTTTATCCCGACCGAATGGCGGACAGAATTTTGGGGATGGGAGATGTCCAAACCTTATTTGAAAAAGCAAAAGATGTGATTGATGAACGGGACATGAAAAAAACCATGAACCGAATGATGATGGGACAATTTGATTTACAAGACTTGTTAAATCAGATGCGCCAAATTTCAAAAATGGGAAAAATGGGGGGATTAATGAAGTTAATTCCTGGAATGCCAAAAGTTAGTGATGAAAAAATTGCTGATGCTGAACGTAAGTTAAAAGTAACCGAGGTCTTATTATCATCAATGACAATCAAGGAGCGTCGTGAACCACGGCTATTAAAACATTTATCACGCAAAAACCGGATTATTAAAGGTTCTGGTCGTAGTGAAAAAGAATATAATGAATTAATTAATCAATTTGAAAAAACAAAAAAACAAGTTGATGAAATTGCTCGTCAAATTAAATCAGGGCGTATGCCAAATATCCCAGGAATGGGTGGCTTAGGCTTTAATTAA
- the pyrH gene encoding UMP kinase, with protein sequence MGLKYKRVLLKISGEALGTEDNIYDSQKIHDIAKQIVKLQEEGLQIAIVVGGGNIWRGNQADTINMNPISADYMGMLATVMNALALEAVLKNEGSVHVVVTSKVQVPEVASPYLFKKAKAWLEKGAIVILAGGTGQPKFTTDTAATIRAIELEADVLLMAKNGVDGIYDKDPKQNKDAVRFEQISLRDLQQKNLKVMDLTASSLAMEDNVDIVVFDINDANNIYKAAHGEARATIVTGGEK encoded by the coding sequence ATGGGATTGAAATATAAGCGCGTTTTATTAAAAATTTCCGGGGAAGCCCTAGGAACAGAAGATAATATTTATGATTCACAAAAAATTCATGATATTGCCAAACAAATTGTTAAATTGCAAGAAGAAGGATTACAAATTGCGATTGTTGTTGGTGGAGGAAATATCTGACGAGGTAATCAAGCGGATACGATTAACATGAATCCAATTAGCGCCGATTATATGGGGATGTTAGCAACAGTAATGAATGCTTTAGCCTTAGAAGCAGTTTTAAAGAATGAAGGAAGTGTGCATGTTGTTGTTACTTCAAAAGTGCAAGTTCCCGAAGTGGCATCACCATATTTATTTAAAAAAGCAAAAGCATGATTAGAAAAAGGAGCAATTGTTATTTTAGCAGGGGGAACAGGTCAACCAAAATTTACAACTGATACAGCCGCTACAATTCGGGCAATTGAACTTGAAGCTGATGTCCTATTAATGGCTAAAAATGGTGTTGATGGAATCTATGATAAAGATCCAAAACAAAATAAAGATGCTGTTCGTTTTGAACAGATTAGTTTAAGGGACTTACAACAAAAAAACTTAAAAGTAATGGACTTAACTGCATCAAGTTTAGCAATGGAAGATAATGTTGATATTGTTGTCTTTGATATTAATGATGCAAATAATATTTATAAAGCTGCCCATGGGGAAGCTCGCGCAACAATCGTAACAGGAGGAGAAAAATAA
- the frr gene encoding ribosome recycling factor, giving the protein MADKIIEQTKIKMDKVITALENELVKIRTGRANPNMLSHIAVDYYGTMTPITQMANIIVPEARQLVIKPYDRSIIATIVGAINKSDLGISPMAEGDLIRLNIPALTEERRKMLVKEMWKEVEGFKVAIRNERRDANDAIKKDGAGTEDDKKYYEGEIQKLTDKYIKLIDEKAVSKEKELMEV; this is encoded by the coding sequence ATGGCTGATAAAATTATTGAGCAAACAAAAATTAAAATGGATAAGGTAATTACTGCCTTAGAAAATGAACTAGTTAAAATTCGTACTGGACGTGCTAATCCAAATATGTTATCACATATTGCTGTTGATTATTATGGCACAATGACTCCAATTACGCAAATGGCAAATATTATTGTGCCTGAAGCGCGCCAATTGGTAATTAAACCCTATGATCGTTCAATTATTGCAACTATTGTTGGGGCAATTAATAAATCTGATTTAGGAATATCACCAATGGCGGAAGGAGATTTAATTCGATTAAATATTCCGGCTTTAACTGAAGAACGTCGTAAAATGTTAGTAAAAGAGATGTGAAAAGAAGTTGAAGGTTTTAAAGTGGCGATTCGTAATGAACGTCGTGATGCTAATGATGCCATTAAAAAAGATGGGGCTGGAACAGAAGATGATAAAAAATATTATGAAGGGGAAATTCAAAAATTAACTGATAAATATATTAAGTTAATTGATGAAAAAGCCGTTTCAAAAGAAAAAGAACTAATGGAAGTATAA